In the genome of Clostridia bacterium, one region contains:
- a CDS encoding group II intron maturase-specific domain-containing protein has translation MTVDELLPYLRREWPRIKEELLNWTYRPAPVRTVEIPKPGGKGTRMLGIPTALDRLIQQALHQATSPLFEPYFSEYSYGFGPGRSAHDAVLQAQAHVESGKRWVAAMDLEKFFDRVNREKSTVDRPWRRKFLGYSMTFHKKPRLKVAPESAKRFKGKVKEILRRGRGRSLRRTIDTLIPILRGWSNYLKLAQVKNVFEELDGWLRRKLRCILWRQWKRSYTRARNLMKRGLTEERAWRSATNGRGPWWNAGSSHMNQAFPKSFFDSFGLVSLLNQHRRFQSAT, from the coding sequence ATGACCGTCGATGAACTGCTTCCTTACCTGCGCCGGGAATGGCCTCGCATCAAGGAAGAGCTGCTGAATTGGACATACAGGCCGGCCCCCGTGCGAACGGTAGAAATACCGAAACCGGGGGGCAAAGGGACCCGCATGCTGGGCATCCCAACGGCCCTGGATCGGCTGATTCAGCAAGCGTTGCATCAGGCGACGTCGCCGCTCTTCGAGCCATACTTCTCCGAATACAGTTACGGGTTTGGGCCTGGACGAAGCGCACACGATGCGGTCCTGCAAGCGCAGGCGCATGTGGAATCCGGAAAGCGCTGGGTGGCCGCCATGGACCTGGAGAAGTTCTTCGACCGAGTCAACCGGGAAAAGAGCACGGTCGATCGCCCGTGGCGAAGGAAGTTCCTCGGCTACTCGATGACGTTTCACAAGAAGCCGCGACTCAAAGTGGCCCCGGAGTCCGCGAAACGCTTCAAAGGCAAGGTGAAGGAGATCCTTCGACGCGGCAGGGGGCGCAGTCTGCGACGCACAATCGATACGCTCATCCCGATCCTACGCGGCTGGAGCAACTACTTGAAGCTGGCGCAGGTGAAGAACGTATTCGAGGAATTGGACGGATGGCTCCGGCGCAAGCTTCGGTGCATCCTCTGGCGCCAGTGGAAACGCTCCTATACGCGAGCACGCAACCTGATGAAACGTGGACTGACGGAGGAGCGCGCATGGAGGTCCGCCACCAATGGGCGAGGCCCCTGGTGGAATGCAGGATCCTCACACATGAACCAAGCTTTCCCGAAGTCCTTCTTTGACTCATTTGGACTCGTGTCGCTGCTCAATCAGCATCGACGATTCCAGAGTGCTACATGA